A stretch of the Streptomyces sp. NBC_01428 genome encodes the following:
- a CDS encoding alpha/beta hydrolase, which produces MRGSARMSARDGLRPGAARTLTALVPHRLTGGDAGPARAAVLILHGGRADSRAPSRPWHVSGLRMRPFVRAVTRAVPDEDVFVGQVRYRVRGWNGAAADPVADVHRALAELTDLVGDVPVVLVGHSMGGRAALRAAAAPQVRAVVALAPWCPTGEPVAHLRDKRVIVLHGDRDRITEPASSFALVRRAAKEGSSASAVRVAGGDHAMLRRARTWHEATGSAVAGLVSRADGPDERLPAEGPNGEPGVL; this is translated from the coding sequence ATGCGAGGCTCTGCGCGGATGTCCGCCCGCGACGGACTGCGTCCCGGGGCGGCCCGGACGCTGACGGCGCTGGTGCCGCACCGGCTCACGGGCGGGGACGCGGGTCCGGCACGGGCCGCGGTGCTGATCCTGCACGGCGGCAGGGCGGACAGTCGGGCGCCCTCCCGGCCCTGGCACGTCTCGGGGCTGCGGATGCGGCCCTTCGTGCGCGCCGTCACCCGGGCCGTGCCGGACGAGGACGTCTTCGTCGGGCAGGTGCGCTACCGCGTACGCGGCTGGAACGGAGCAGCCGCCGATCCGGTCGCCGACGTCCACCGGGCCCTCGCCGAACTCACCGATCTGGTGGGGGACGTGCCGGTGGTGCTGGTCGGTCACTCGATGGGAGGCCGCGCAGCCCTGCGCGCCGCCGCCGCGCCCCAGGTGAGGGCCGTGGTCGCCCTGGCGCCCTGGTGTCCGACGGGCGAGCCGGTGGCCCATCTGCGGGACAAGCGGGTGATCGTGCTGCACGGCGACCGGGACCGGATCACCGAGCCCGCGTCGTCCTTCGCCCTGGTGCGCCGGGCCGCGAAGGAAGGATCCTCCGCGAGCGCCGTACGGGTCGCGGGCGGTGACCACGCGATGCTGCGGCGCGCGCGGACCTGGCACGAGGCCACGGGCTCGGCGGTCGCCGGTCTGGTGTCCCGCGCCGACGGCCCGGACGAGCGGCTTCCCGCCGAGGGGCCGAACGGCGAACCCGGCGTCCTCTAG
- a CDS encoding 3'-5' exonuclease — protein sequence MDMTGGLLNVVDVEATCWEGQPPPGAVSEIIEIGLTVVDLEQGVRREKHRLLVRPARSTVSAFCTELTGLTQDEVDQGVGFADACRELAALHRAGERPWASWGDYDRHQFTRQCAATGTRYPFGHRHTNAKAAFTAAHRLRKRPGMAQALRIAELPLEGRHHRGEDDAWNIAALILRLAERDAWPDTP from the coding sequence ATGGACATGACCGGGGGACTGTTGAACGTCGTCGACGTCGAGGCGACCTGCTGGGAGGGGCAGCCACCGCCCGGCGCCGTGAGCGAGATCATCGAGATCGGTCTGACGGTCGTCGATCTGGAGCAGGGCGTACGACGCGAGAAGCACCGACTGCTGGTGCGGCCCGCCCGGTCCACCGTCAGCGCCTTCTGCACGGAGCTGACGGGGCTGACCCAGGACGAGGTCGACCAGGGGGTCGGATTCGCCGACGCCTGCCGTGAGTTGGCCGCGCTGCACCGCGCGGGGGAGCGGCCCTGGGCGAGTTGGGGCGACTACGACCGCCACCAGTTCACCCGCCAGTGCGCCGCCACCGGCACGCGCTACCCGTTCGGCCACCGGCACACGAACGCCAAGGCCGCCTTCACCGCCGCCCACCGACTGCGCAAACGGCCGGGCATGGCGCAGGCACTGCGGATCGCCGAACTGCCCCTGGAGGGACGGCATCACCGGGGTGAGGACGACGCCTGGAACATCGCCGCCCTGATCCTCCGGCTCGCCGAGCGCGACGCCTGGCCGGACACGCCTTAG
- a CDS encoding beta-glucanase translates to MSDVVFTADFASTRQWVAGRSWAYPDGGPVNPGDDKLDHLVTDPAYCRTGVFRATRRSDGAWDAGLLTTEGSEDAFMVRTGDVLEARIRLPTALGAWPAIWTWRDGGQEIDVFEYHPDNPDLLELSNHVRSAHHYYRDEAVRPGARVDLVVEFGAHRVVWWVNGVRAFADRRGVGRHWEAYLIVNLSVCGGRYHPPPAPDVAEMDFAVDGLLVRRPASDEPDGVAVDVGLFD, encoded by the coding sequence GTGTCCGATGTCGTCTTCACCGCGGATTTCGCCTCCACCCGCCAATGGGTCGCCGGCCGCTCGTGGGCCTATCCCGACGGTGGCCCGGTCAACCCGGGCGACGACAAGCTCGACCACCTCGTGACCGACCCGGCCTACTGCCGTACGGGAGTCTTCCGCGCGACCCGACGCTCCGACGGTGCGTGGGACGCGGGGCTGCTCACCACCGAGGGCAGCGAGGACGCGTTCATGGTCCGCACGGGGGACGTGCTGGAGGCCCGGATCAGGCTGCCCACGGCGCTCGGTGCGTGGCCGGCCATCTGGACGTGGCGGGACGGCGGACAGGAGATCGACGTCTTCGAGTACCACCCGGACAACCCCGACCTGCTCGAACTCTCCAACCACGTCCGGAGCGCCCATCACTACTACCGGGACGAGGCGGTCCGGCCCGGTGCCCGGGTGGACCTCGTGGTCGAGTTCGGCGCCCACCGGGTCGTGTGGTGGGTGAACGGCGTCCGCGCCTTCGCCGACCGGCGCGGGGTGGGCCGACACTGGGAGGCCTATCTCATCGTCAACCTGTCGGTGTGCGGCGGGCGTTACCACCCGCCGCCCGCTCCCGACGTCGCGGAGATGGACTTCGCGGTGGACGGCCTGCTCGTCCGCAGACCCGCGTCCGACGAGCCGGACGGCGTGGCGGTGGACGTCGGCCTGTTCGACTGA